One Calditrichota bacterium DNA window includes the following coding sequences:
- a CDS encoding NUDIX domain-containing protein — MEESISGIPVESSMAAAFVLTPKEYGHRILLLQRSGDDAYAPGSWQILYGHIEAGERAEAALVRELLEETGLRPLSLWTMNETMIFYEQIKGVMALVPLFVVFVQPGDVKLDRDEHQAFRWVLPEQAEGYFTWPVHRRGLALLKELFIANEPPALMRIIIH, encoded by the coding sequence GTGGAAGAATCGATAAGCGGCATTCCGGTCGAATCGTCGATGGCTGCGGCGTTCGTCCTGACACCAAAGGAGTATGGCCACCGCATCCTGCTCCTTCAGCGCTCGGGCGACGACGCCTATGCCCCAGGCAGTTGGCAGATCCTATACGGGCACATTGAAGCAGGCGAGCGCGCCGAGGCGGCACTGGTTCGGGAACTTCTCGAGGAGACCGGCCTGCGTCCGCTCTCGCTCTGGACGATGAACGAAACGATGATATTCTATGAACAAATCAAGGGCGTGATGGCGCTGGTTCCTCTATTTGTCGTATTCGTCCAGCCCGGCGATGTCAAACTTGACCGGGACGAGCATCAGGCGTTTCGCTGGGTTCTTCCGGAACAAGCCGAAGGATACTTTACCTGGCCAGTGCACCGGCGGGGCTTGGCGCTGCTGAAGGAACTGTTTATCGCAAATGAGCCGCCGGCCCTGATGCGTATCATCATCCACTAA